One Lacticaseibacillus rhamnosus genomic window carries:
- a CDS encoding type IV toxin-antitoxin system AbiEi family antitoxin domain-containing protein, whose amino-acid sequence MSRISANLAKLMNDYTSFTFGTARRYNVSAYQLEKSISQGVLTKLSIGTYVVSGYLEDEMSIISQRFSRGVFSQETALAFYDLSDEMPWRYTMTFPRGYHAAPNALKDNHIHAQYRTGRYYSAGITTKLTADKNKISIYSVERALLDAWNSPNTQLYVKNDAAKRYMQRKDRNYQELLTLERELYPKSTLSEVLEVIAQ is encoded by the coding sequence ATGAGTCGAATTAGTGCCAACTTAGCTAAATTAATGAATGATTACACTTCATTCACGTTTGGAACTGCCAGAAGATACAACGTCAGTGCGTATCAACTAGAGAAGAGTATTTCCCAAGGTGTTTTAACAAAACTGAGTATAGGAACGTATGTGGTCTCAGGATATCTAGAAGACGAGATGAGTATTATATCTCAGCGTTTTTCACGAGGGGTATTTTCACAAGAAACAGCACTTGCTTTTTATGATTTAAGTGACGAAATGCCTTGGCGATATACGATGACGTTCCCAAGAGGCTATCACGCAGCCCCTAATGCTTTGAAAGACAATCATATTCACGCACAATACCGAACTGGTCGTTACTATTCAGCAGGCATCACGACAAAGTTAACAGCTGATAAGAATAAAATTTCGATCTACTCTGTTGAACGAGCACTGCTGGATGCCTGGAATTCTCCGAATACTCAGCTTTATGTTAAAAATGATGCGGCAAAGCGTTATATGCAACGAAAAGACAGAAATTATCAAGAGCTGCTGACTCTGGAGAGAGAACTGTATCCAAAATCGACGCTTT